One window from the genome of Dyella sp. A6 encodes:
- a CDS encoding PLP-dependent cysteine synthase family protein translates to MPQRDWTRRAIEALEAETHRSADTHLLRLDLPSFPGIPLYLKDESVHPTGSLKHRLARSLFIYAICNGWLREGRPVIEASSGSTAISEAYFARLLGLPFVAVMPRSTSPDKVALIEHFGGRCHFIDDTDVYGTAQRLADELDGHYMDQFTYAERATDWRGNSNIAESIFRQMAHKADPEPHWIVVSAGTGGTSATIGRYIRYRPGTQVTTRLAVVDPERSVFHDYFVSGDTTLTLSRGSRIEGIGRPRVEPSFVRGVIDRMIQVPDAATFAALRVLERLLGRRCGGSTGTNFVGALQLMCELHANGTPGPVVTMICDGGERYRGTYYDEAWIAATGLDVASWQRRLDEVVASGRWPD, encoded by the coding sequence ATGCCACAACGCGACTGGACACGCCGCGCCATCGAAGCGCTCGAAGCCGAAACGCATCGCTCCGCCGATACGCACCTGCTGCGCCTGGACCTGCCGTCCTTCCCCGGCATTCCGTTGTACCTCAAGGACGAATCCGTCCACCCCACCGGCAGCCTGAAGCACCGCCTGGCACGCTCGCTGTTCATCTACGCGATCTGCAACGGCTGGCTGCGCGAGGGACGCCCGGTGATCGAGGCCTCCAGCGGCAGCACGGCGATCTCGGAAGCCTACTTCGCGCGCCTGCTCGGCCTGCCTTTCGTCGCCGTGATGCCACGCAGCACCTCGCCGGACAAGGTCGCCCTGATCGAGCATTTCGGCGGGCGCTGCCACTTCATCGACGACACCGACGTCTACGGCACCGCGCAGCGGCTGGCGGACGAACTGGACGGTCATTACATGGACCAGTTCACCTATGCCGAACGCGCCACCGACTGGCGCGGCAACAGCAACATCGCCGAATCTATCTTCCGCCAGATGGCGCACAAGGCCGATCCCGAACCGCACTGGATCGTGGTTTCGGCCGGCACCGGTGGCACCTCGGCGACCATCGGGCGTTATATCCGTTACCGCCCGGGTACGCAGGTCACGACACGCCTGGCCGTGGTCGATCCGGAGCGCTCGGTGTTCCACGACTACTTCGTCAGCGGCGATACCACGCTGACCCTTAGCCGGGGCTCGCGCATCGAAGGCATCGGGCGTCCCCGGGTCGAGCCCTCGTTCGTACGCGGCGTGATCGACCGCATGATCCAGGTGCCGGACGCCGCCACGTTCGCCGCCCTGCGCGTGCTCGAACGCCTGCTCGGCCGGCGCTGCGGCGGCTCCACCGGCACCAATTTCGTCGGCGCACTGCAATTGATGTGCGAGCTGCATGCGAACGGTACGCCCGGACCGGTGGTGACCATGATCTGCGACGGCGGCGAGCGCTACCGCGGCACCTACTACGACGAGGCCTGGATCGCGGCAACCGGACTGGACGTGGCGAGCTGGCAGCGCCGGCTTGACGAGGTCGTCGCCAGCGGCCGCTGGCCCGACTGA